A genome region from Coriobacteriia bacterium includes the following:
- a CDS encoding HigA family addiction module antitoxin produces the protein MNDLRTHHVHPGEVLREDFLPEYGLDVPDFSQRLCLPVDRVRALLLEQEPIDAELALRLGRLFGNSGQFWMNLQRDADLAEARGRLRSELMHVRGMSDTGWAASSTADGESWRDWMSATTPSDTLSNLLKHGGGVSTAYPAIVAGLSPERLHALASGAERFTVADDATLSAAFGYSLGYWLRAQAIADATSGIDAGRPELGPAERVRDVLARIEVEQDVRILYAVESGSRAWGFASTDSDYDVRFLYAHRPEWYLTTQRRSDVIERPIEGDLDVSGWDLPKALHLLGKSNPPLLEWLRSPIVYLESGSLAPRMLGMADRFVSPGACMHHYLHMAGGNFREYLQGEQVWLKKYFYVLRPVLACRWIEGHDTLPPVEFEELADEVLPQQLRMPVADLLVRKRAGEELDRGPRIRVLSEFLAEEISRLSEVARNQERAQPPDRDDLDALMREILRQTWAAT, from the coding sequence GTGAATGACCTTCGAACCCATCACGTCCACCCTGGTGAGGTACTCCGCGAGGACTTCCTCCCAGAGTATGGGCTGGACGTGCCGGACTTCTCGCAGCGCCTCTGCCTACCGGTCGACCGGGTACGCGCCCTTCTCCTGGAACAGGAGCCGATCGATGCAGAACTGGCACTTCGGCTGGGGCGCCTGTTCGGTAACTCGGGTCAGTTCTGGATGAACTTGCAGCGCGATGCCGACCTAGCCGAGGCGCGCGGCCGTCTTCGCTCCGAGCTGATGCACGTGCGAGGCATGTCGGACACCGGATGGGCGGCATCGAGCACGGCCGATGGTGAGAGCTGGCGCGACTGGATGAGCGCGACAACTCCATCGGACACTCTGTCCAACCTCCTCAAGCACGGCGGCGGTGTCTCAACGGCTTATCCCGCGATTGTTGCGGGCCTCAGTCCCGAGCGGCTCCACGCGCTAGCGAGCGGCGCCGAGCGCTTCACCGTGGCGGACGATGCCACCTTGTCGGCCGCTTTCGGATACTCGCTGGGGTACTGGCTGCGCGCACAGGCAATCGCCGATGCCACCTCCGGCATCGACGCAGGCAGGCCGGAACTGGGTCCTGCCGAGCGAGTTCGCGACGTGCTTGCGCGAATCGAAGTAGAGCAGGACGTTCGCATACTCTATGCCGTCGAGTCAGGGAGCCGCGCGTGGGGCTTCGCGTCGACCGATTCGGACTACGATGTCCGCTTTCTTTACGCCCACCGCCCCGAGTGGTACCTCACCACCCAACGCCGCAGCGATGTGATCGAGCGGCCGATCGAGGGTGACCTCGACGTCAGCGGATGGGACCTGCCCAAGGCGCTGCACCTTCTCGGCAAGTCGAATCCCCCGCTTCTCGAGTGGCTGCGCTCGCCAATCGTCTACTTGGAGAGCGGGTCACTGGCGCCACGCATGCTCGGCATGGCCGACCGCTTTGTGTCACCAGGCGCATGCATGCATCACTACCTTCATATGGCCGGAGGAAACTTCCGAGAGTACCTGCAGGGCGAACAGGTTTGGCTCAAGAAGTACTTCTACGTGCTGCGGCCGGTCTTGGCGTGCCGTTGGATTGAGGGTCACGACACCCTTCCCCCGGTGGAGTTCGAAGAACTTGCCGATGAAGTGCTGCCGCAACAGCTGCGCATGCCGGTCGCTGACCTGCTGGTGCGCAAGCGTGCGGGCGAGGAGCTTGACCGCGGTCCTCGCATACGCGTTCTCAGTGAGTTCCTGGCCGAGGAGATCTCAAGACTCAGCGAGGTCGCCCGCAACCAAGAACGTGCGCAGCCCCCAGACCGCGACGACCTGGATGCCCTCATGCGCGAGATTCTGCGCCAAACCTGGGCAGCCACGTAG
- a CDS encoding type II toxin-antitoxin system Phd/YefM family antitoxin — MTDHPIQTCSMTELRRGLSRHIAQVSESGQPLYITRRGKIVAVLLSLEHYELMLRQREDLRSQLRITQPDSPPETPDARSFLRDLKGTAVDEADYRRYLEEKYR, encoded by the coding sequence ATGACAGACCACCCCATCCAAACCTGCTCCATGACCGAGCTTCGCCGTGGGCTTTCGCGCCACATCGCACAAGTCAGTGAGAGTGGGCAACCGCTGTATATCACCCGTCGCGGCAAGATCGTCGCCGTCCTCCTGTCGCTTGAACACTACGAGTTGATGCTGCGACAGCGAGAGGATCTCCGTTCTCAGTTGCGTATAACGCAGCCCGACTCGCCTCCGGAGACTCCCGATGCCCGCTCCTTCCTTCGTGACCTGAAGGGGACCGCAGTGGACGAGGCCGACTATCGCCGCTACCTGGAAGAGAAGTACCGGTGA
- a CDS encoding helix-turn-helix transcriptional regulator — translation MSRCTTRHEADDEPHAVRLSLAREIAQIVSVRGLTQCEAAELLGTAQPRISALMSGNVEGFSLDRLVKYLNLLGEDIHIVVLPKPPGRERARTWVTNPASGAGTGGSAHA, via the coding sequence ATGAGCCGATGCACGACCCGCCATGAGGCCGATGACGAGCCGCATGCCGTCCGCTTGTCGCTGGCCCGTGAGATCGCGCAGATCGTCTCGGTGCGGGGTCTTACCCAATGCGAAGCGGCGGAGCTGCTGGGGACTGCCCAGCCACGGATATCTGCGCTGATGAGCGGCAACGTCGAGGGCTTCTCGCTTGACCGTTTGGTGAAGTATCTCAACCTTCTCGGCGAGGACATCCACATCGTGGTGCTCCCAAAGCCCCCCGGGCGAGAGCGTGCACGCACGTGGGTGACCAACCCAGCGTCCGGCGCCGGCACAGGAGGCTCGGCGCATGCGTAG
- a CDS encoding HigA family addiction module antitoxin codes for MRRRFEPEPAGAMLQTEFLDDYELTAKELAEAIRVPIERVERLLAGVDPLDADLALRLAKLFGGQADGWLYWQRARDLWRAREPIVEDLEAIVPLDPDSRLSVREDEPLEPELVEELKRRMADYDDPRRWVIVSRILDEDVPLYERDIGRSFYDVATGCYTLDLLHATPFKKREIAEATAAVLGDRQHVVEITREDLKKPAHDDEVDREVRDCLLKNSGRGMSAWDAGTYLRDNDDMAAYLEAAAKNGDGGVIAVAVADVLRAMTAKTTVEYLRATGQIRE; via the coding sequence ATGCGTAGACGGTTCGAGCCGGAGCCCGCAGGCGCCATGCTGCAAACCGAGTTCCTCGACGACTACGAACTGACCGCCAAGGAGCTCGCCGAGGCAATCAGGGTTCCGATTGAGCGGGTGGAGCGACTGCTCGCGGGCGTCGACCCGCTCGATGCGGATCTGGCGTTACGACTCGCCAAGCTGTTCGGCGGTCAGGCCGACGGGTGGCTGTACTGGCAGCGAGCACGGGATCTGTGGCGCGCCCGGGAGCCGATTGTCGAGGACCTCGAAGCAATCGTTCCCCTCGATCCAGACAGCCGGCTGTCGGTGCGCGAGGACGAGCCGCTCGAGCCTGAGTTAGTCGAGGAGCTCAAGCGGCGAATGGCGGACTATGACGACCCCCGCAGGTGGGTCATCGTAAGCAGAATTCTCGACGAGGACGTGCCGCTGTACGAACGCGATATCGGGCGTAGTTTCTACGACGTGGCAACCGGCTGCTACACATTGGATCTACTGCATGCGACGCCCTTCAAGAAACGGGAGATTGCCGAGGCAACGGCGGCGGTCCTTGGCGATCGTCAGCACGTTGTCGAAATCACCCGAGAGGACCTCAAGAAGCCGGCACATGACGACGAGGTTGATCGCGAAGTCCGAGATTGCCTTCTCAAGAACTCAGGACGGGGGATGTCCGCGTGGGATGCCGGTACGTACCTTCGCGACAACGATGACATGGCAGCTTACTTGGAGGCTGCGGCCAAGAATGGTGACGGCGGTGTGATCGCCGTCGCCGTGGCCGACGTCCTCAGAGCGATGACCGCGAAGACCACGGTCGAGTATCTTCGCGCAACGGGTCAGATCAGAGAGTGA